Proteins from a genomic interval of Chelonoidis abingdonii isolate Lonesome George chromosome 7, CheloAbing_2.0, whole genome shotgun sequence:
- the NKX2-5 gene encoding homeobox protein Nkx-2.5, with product MFPSPVTTTPFSVKDILNLEQHQTGLASMELSTLSSSSSCMLSTFKQETYTAETTTLPELSEKQTQTHHSKNSTTFPSSFYVKSYMEVDSAKDSKMDKKELCSLHKTLEQEKGGLEDPERPRQRKRRKPRVLFSQAQVYELERRFKQQKYLSAPERDHLANVLKLTSTQVKIWFQNRRYKCKRQRQDQTLEMVGIPPPRRIAVPVLVRDGKPCLGESSPYSSPYNVSINPYSYNAYPTYTNYNSAACNANYNCNYPSMQTMQPAAAGNNFMNFSVGDLNSVQTSSPQANAGISTLHGIRAW from the exons ATGTTTCCTAGTCCCGTGACTACTACACCCTTTTCTGTCAAGGATATTTTGAATCTAGAGCAGCATCAGACTGGCCTGGCTTCGATGGAGCTCTCcactctgtcctcctcctcctcctgcatgcTGTCAACCTTCAAACAGGAGACGTACACGGCAGAGACAACAACCCTCCCTGAACTCAGTGAGAAGCAGACTCAGACTCACCATTCCAAAAACTCCACCACCTTCCCCAGCTCCTTCTATGTTAAAAGCTACATGGAAGTGGACTCGGCCAAGGATTCTAAAATGGACAAGAAAG AACTGTGCTCCCTTCACAAGACCCTGGAACAGGAGAAAGGGGGCTTGGAGGATCCAGAGCGCCCCAgacaaaggaagaggagaaaaccCCGCGTCCTCTTCTCGCAAGCTCAAGTCTATGAACTGGAGAGAAGGTTCAAGCAACAGAAGTATCTCTCGGCCCCCGAGAGAGACCATTTAGCGAACGTCCTAAAGCTCACCTCCACTCAGGTCAAAATTTGGTTCCAGAATAGAAGGTATAAATGCAAAAGGCAgagacaggatcagaccctagaaATGGTCGGGATCCCTCCACCGAGGAGGATAGCCGTGCCTGTTCTGGTAAGAGATGGAAAGCCCTGCTTAGGGGAATCTTCCCCCTACAGTTCACCCTACAATGTCAGCATTAACCCCTATAGCTACAACGCCTACCCTACTTACACGAATTACAACAGCGCAGCCTGCAATGCCAACTACAATTGCAACTACCCTTCCATGCAGACCATGCAGCCTGCTGCAGCCGGCAACAATTTCATGAACTTCAGCGTAGGGGACTTGAATTCAGTGCAAACATCGAGTCCGCAGGCTAACGCAGGGATTTCCACCTTGCATGGGATCAGAGCCTGGTAG